The following coding sequences are from one Stigmatopora nigra isolate UIUO_SnigA chromosome 10, RoL_Snig_1.1, whole genome shotgun sequence window:
- the b3galt6 gene encoding beta-1,3-galactosyltransferase 6 codes for MNLLRLVCRHKTALFLCTVCTFAVVLVFLAKCTSETLKLGPADPPGLAPRSIALNPRPEKSDRDASSKDLSTFLVVLITTGPKYTERRSIIRSTWLSKRDSDILAMFVIGTLGLSNEDLENLNVEQGRHKDLLLLPDLKDSYDNLTMKLLHMYSWLDINVDFKFVLKADDDTFARLDLLKEELRAKEPTRLYWGFFSGQGRVMTGGKWRESSWDLCDYYIPYALGGGYILSSDLVQYVHLNLGYLKIWQNEDVSLGTWLAPVDVRRTHDPRFDTEYKSRGCNNKYLVTHKQSLEDMLEKHQMLQREGKLCKEEIKLRSSYVYDWGVPPSRCCQRKEGIP; via the coding sequence ATGAATTTGCTACGTCTTGTGTGCCGCCATAAGACTGCATTGTTCCTCTGTACTGTGTGCACTTTTGCCGTGGTCCTTGTTTTCTTGGCCAAATGTACATCCGAAACCCTGAAACTGGGTCCTGCCGATCCACCGGGCCTAGCCCCTCGCAGCATTGCTTTAAATCCCCGTCCAGAGAAGAGCGACCGAGACGCCTCTTCCAAAGACCTGTCAACATTCCTCGTAGTCCTCATCACAACGGGGCCAAAGTACACCGAGCGCAGAAGTATCATCCGAAGCACATGGCTGTCCAAGCGGGACTCGGATATTCTGGCCATGTTCGTGATAGGAACTCTGGGTTTGTCCAACGAAGACCTTGAGAACTTAAACGTAGAGCAAGGACGGCATAAGGATCTGCTCCTACTGCCTGACCTGAAAGATTCTTACGATAACTTGACCATGAAGCTGCTGCACATGTACTCCTGGCtggacattaatgtggacttcaAGTTTGTCCTCAAAGCAGATGATGACACATTTGCTAGGTTGGATCTCCTTAAGGAGGAGCTGCGAGCGAAAGAGCCCACTCGTCTATACTGGGGCTTCTTTTCAGGCCAAGGTCGAGTCATGACAGGGGGGAAGTGGCGGGAAAGTTCCTGGGATCTCTGCGACTATTACATCCCGTACGCACTGGGCGGGGGCTACATCCTGTCGTCAGACCTGGTACAATACGTGCATCTCAACCTGGGGTACTTGAAAATATGGCAGAACGAGGATGTGTCTTTGGGCACCTGGCTGGCTCCAGTTGATGTTCGGCGGACACATGACCCGCGCTTTGACACTGAATATAAATCACGCGGTTGCAACAATAAATACTTGGTCACGCATAAGCAAAGTCTGGAGGACATGCTGGAGAAACACCAAATGTTGCAACGTGAGGGCAAACTTTGTAAGGAGGAAATCAAACTTCGATCGTCGTACGTGTATGATTGGGGTGTGCCCCCGTCACGGTGCTGCCAAAGGAAGGAAGGTATTCCTTAA
- the LOC144203008 gene encoding LOW QUALITY PROTEIN: dnaJ homolog subfamily C member 16-like (The sequence of the model RefSeq protein was modified relative to this genomic sequence to represent the inferred CDS: deleted 1 base in 1 codon): MNGQRQAMTPGGKSRHPVLFLLTLAIFLLVFTDRFVGATTGYDPYKVLGVSRSASQAEVKKAYKNLAKEWHPDKNKDPDAENMFIKVSKSYEILSNEERRANFDRYGQVEEGQSQHQHFRSFQNGFYFDESSFYFTRSRDFADSKYLLHHVQFNSDVLPDSHKKPYLIKVTSEWCFACIRVEPVWKEIVQELEPLGFGIGIVDLGYEPRLANQLGVHRAPSFIGLLNGRVTVFHQAIVREHLRRFMEDLLPPNLVEKVTDDNYQHFLDDWHVGNKPSVLLFDQYSNVPIVFRLTAFAFRDYVHFGYVDQGNTHNIQLLRQFNINSYAPSMLLFKEDTSRPVDIIQAKGMKRQIMDEFVSNNKFLQVPRLVNQQLFDELCPIKQFHRRRKYCVLLITSEDQAFLPRNKAFLDFATFNRKDVLRFAYVYQRQQQPLCQALLPNQAVVSPQVVILERRSPAGKVMYRSLIGGWNGSEEDKYSLLEHLELVQKDPTYLTSDATLPELNNELAPNFLIQWINYAQDYIHQIYDDVLYSNWREMMPILSLIFSALFILFGTVVIQAFSEPGETKPRKTAPKEQPQTDNGASDRSTTFSRPPKKDFVEVTELTDITYTSNLVKLRPGHINVVLVLTNTSKNALLRKFAKEVFSFSGTHTIHFSFLNTDKHRHWMPLLLRSCSDSSPFGSHSDEDEDTSDYSGHVLAMNGFKKYLCHFRPVFTGDDLNDVSYVSTSLISSGSRRESRSRSRSSSDRSRSHSRENRARSNRGSNRATSIEVHHKLDRLGLWMERLMEGTLPRWQVPSWPSLQAAENIPTGS; the protein is encoded by the exons ATGAACGGACAGAGGCAAGCGATGACTCCCGGGGGGAAGAGCCGACATCCTGTGCTATTCCTTTTGACGCTCGCCATCTTTCTGCTAGTTTTTACTGATCGTTTTGTTGGAGCAACCACGGGATATGATCCATATAAAGTCCTCGGTGTCAGTAGGAGTGCTAGCCAGGCAGAAGTTAAAAAGGCATATAAGAACCTCGCCAAAGAATG GCATCcggataaaaataaagatcccgATGCTGAAAATATGTTCATCAAGGTTTCAAAGTCATATGAG ATTTTATCTAACGAAGAGCGAAGGGCCAACTTTGACCGCTATGGGCAGGTCGAGGAAGGCCAGTCACAGCATCAGCATTTCCGCAGCTTCCAAAATGGATTCTACTTTGATGAGTCTTCCTTCTATTTCACCCG GTCAAGGGACTTTGCAGACAGCAAGTACTTACTTCACCACGTCCAGTTTAACAGCGATGTGCTCCCAGATAGCCATAAGAAACCATACCTCATTAAAGTGACTTCCGAGTGGTGCTTTGCGTGTATCCGTGTGGAGCCTGTGTGGAAGGAGATAGTGCAGGAACTCGAGCCACTTG GTTTTGGTATTGGCATTGTGGACCTCGGTTATGAGCCTCGTCTGGCCAACCAGTTGGGGGTTCACCGTGCTCCCTCTTTCATCGGACTGTTGAACGGAAGAGTGACAGTTTTCCATCAGGCCATCGTTAGAGAACACCTGCGACGGTTCATGGAGGACCTTCTTCCCCCAAATCTGGtggaaaag gTCACCGATGACAACTACCAGCATTTTCTGGACGACTGGCACGTTGGAAATAAGCCCAGTGTTCTCTTGTTTGACCAATACTCCAATGTTCCCATTGTCTTCAGG TTGACAGCTTTTGCCTTCAGAGACTATGTCCACTTTGGCTATGTGGATCAGGGCAACACACACAATATTCAGCTTCTTCGCCAGTTCAACATAAATTCATATGCCCCCTCCATGCTGCTTTTTAAAGAGGATACCAGCAGACCAGTAGACATCATCCAG GCTAAGGGAATGAAACGGCAGATCATGGACGAGTTTGTCTCCAACAACAAATTCCTACAAGTTCCTCGACTTGTCAACCAGCAACTCTTTGATGAGCTGTGTCCTATCAAGCAGTTTCACAGACGGAGGAA GTATTGCGTGCTGCTGATTACCAGTGAAGACCAAGCTTTTCTTCCTCGAAATAAGGCCTTCCTGGATTTTGCCACATTTAACAGAAAAGATGTGCTACGGTTTGCATACGTCTACCAGCGTCAGCAGCAACCTCTCTGCCAGGCTTTGCTTCCCAACCAGGCTGTAGTCTCCCCCCAA GTGGTTATTCTGGAGAGGCGTAGCCCAGCTGGCAAGGTGATGTACCGCTCTCTGATTGGTGGTTGGAATGGCAGTGAAGAAGATAAATATAGTCTCCTTGAGCATCTGGAGCTCGTTCAGAAGGACCCTACCTATCTGACGTCGGATGCCACACTTCCAGAACTCAACAATGAGTTGGCCCCT aaTTTCTTAATCCAGTGGATAAATTACGCTCAAGATTACATCCATCAAATTTATGATGACGTCCTCTATTCAAACTG GCGAGAGATGATGCCCATCCTATCATTGATCTTCTCAGCACTATTCATTCTTTTTGGGACGGTTGTCATCCAGGCCTTCAG tGAACCAGGTGAGACCAAGCCACGGAAAACGGCACCAAAGGAACAACCTCAAACTGATAATGGTGCATCAGATCGATCCACTACCTTTAG CCGTCCCCCCAAGAAGGATTTTGTGGAGGTCACCGAGCTGACAGACATCACATACACCAGCAATTTAGTCAAACTGCGCCCAGGTCATATCAACGTTGTACTCGTGCTAACCAATACCTCTAAGAATGCATTGCTGCGTAAATTTGCCAAAGAAGTCTTTTCTTTCTCTGG GACTCATACTATCCACTTCTCCTTCCTTAACACTGACAAACACCGCCACTGGATGCCCTTGCTTTTGCGCTCGTGCTCAGACTCATCACCCTTTGGAAGTCATTCAGATGAGGATGAGGACACCTCAGACTATTCTGGCCACGTCTTGGCCATGAATGGTTTCAAGAAATACCTCTGCCATTTTAGACCCGTCTTTACCGGGGACGATCTAAATGATGTGTCGTACGTCTCGACATCTTTGATCTCTTCCGGTAGCAGGAGAGAGTCCCGATCTAGGTCTCGCTCTAGTTCAGAC CGTTCCCGATCCCATTCCAGGGAGAATAGAGCTAGATCCAATAGAGGCTCAAATAGGGCCACAAGCATAGAAGTACACCACAAACTTGATCGTCTGGGACTTTGGATGGAAAGGCTGATGGAGGGTACTCTGCCAAGATGGCAGGTCCCGTCTTGGCCGTCTCTCCAAGCCGCTGAAAACATCCCTACGGGGAGCTGA
- the LOC144202605 gene encoding axonemal dynein light intermediate polypeptide 1-like, whose product MNAPAESLLKYDRPILVPKSADKKSTKRITKAQKSKPQPSVEYSLRSRKSITAILEDIKQKNENILNVIFPPRQWEQANKEWVQRVCGEASTRLDVVNVEEELDKILLQTRAMETGICPLRRQLYTECFDELIRQVVLICPERGLLILRVRDEIRMTITAYQTFYESSMVFGVRKALHDEQDKVARKDKISDLEHMNMELKLKLERQKNKYLEIEKMAVEKKEAQEKKHTEEILSLRKSNQQLKVQLEGVYVPKK is encoded by the exons ATGAATGCACCCGCAGAGTCTCTCCTCAAATACGATCGTCCAATTTTAGTCCCAAAAAGTGCAGATAAAAAATCAACTAAG AGAATCACAAAAGCCCAGAAGTCCAAACCCCAGCCGTCTGTGGAATATTCGTTACGCTCTCGAAAATCCATAACAGCCATTCTTGAAGACATCAAGCAGAAAAATGAGAACATTCTCAACGTCATCTTCCCACCCAG GCAATGGGAACAGGCCAACAAAGAGTGGGTGCAGCGAGTATGTGGTGAAGCATCCACCCGCTTGGATGTGGTCAATGTAGAGGAAGAACTGGACAAAATTCTGCTGCAAACACGCGCTATGGAGACTGGAATCTGCCCTTTGCGAAGGCAGTTATATACAGAATGCTTTG ATGAACTGATCAGACAGGTGGTCCTCATTTGTCCCGAGAGGGGCCTATTGATACTGCGGGTAAGAGATGAGATCCGAATGACCATCACTGCCTATCAGACGTTCTACGAGAGCAGTATGGTTTTTGGCGTGAGAAAAGCTCTGCATGATGAACAGGACAAGGTGGCCCGAAAGGACAAA ATCTCTGATTTGGAGCATATGAATATGGAGCTGAAACTGAAGCTGGAAcgccagaaaaataaatatttagaaatagaaaaaatggCAGTTGAAAAAAAGGAGGCGCAAGAAAAGAAGCACACAGAGGAGATTCTTAGCCTCAGGAAAAGCAATCAGCAGCTCAAG GTCCAACTCGAAGGGGTTTACGTGCCAAAGAAGTGA
- the LOC144202645 gene encoding ATP-dependent RNA helicase DDX19A-like codes for MASDSWAQAVDEQEAAAESIGHLQIKDTRGENGTSVLTADSAKTTEVEEKSSGDKATDEEETDDKAAQSLLNKLIRSNLVNNTNQVEVLQKDPNSPLYSVKSFEELCLKKQLLQGVYGMGFNRPSKIQETALPMLLANPPQNLIAQSQSGTGKTAAFVLAMLSHVNPDHKYPQCLCLSPTYELALQTGRVIEQMGKNYPEVKLVYAIRGNRLQRGVKLQEQIVIGTPGTMLDWCGKLRFIDPEKIRVFVLDEADVMIATQGHKDQSIRIQRMLPKNCQMLLFSATFEETVWDFARRIVPDPNIIKLKREEETLDTIKQYYVLCNSKEEKFEALCNIYGAITIAQAMIFCHTRKTAGWLAGELSKDRHQVALLSGEMQVEQRAAVIERFRDGKEKVLVTTNVCARGIDVEQVSVVINFDLPVDQEGNPDNETYLHRIGRTGRFGKRGLAINMVDSRMSMNILNRIQEHFKKNIEKLDTDDLDEIEKIAS; via the exons ATGGCTTCGGACTCTTGGGCGCAGGCAGTGGACGAGCAAGAGGCCGCGGCAGAATCA ATTGGACACCTTCAAATAAAAGATACGCGTGGGGAAAATG gcaCATCTGTACTGACAGCAGATTCTGCAAAAACAACTGAAGTTGAAGAAAAATCATCCGGAGATAAGGCAACTGATGAGGAGGAAACTG ACGACAAAGCAGCACAGTCGCTATTGAACAAATTGATACGAAGTAATCTTGTCAACAACACGAATCAAGTTGAAGTATTGCAGAAGGATCCCAATTCTCCACTGTACTCTGTCAAATCATTTGAAGAGTTATGTCT CAAAAAGCAGCTCCTCCAGGGCGTCTACGGAATGGGTTTTAACCGCCCATCTAAAATCCAGGAAACCGCCTTACCTATGTTGTTAGCCAACCC TCCACAGAATCTGATTGCCCAGTCTCAATCAGGAACAGGAAAAACAGCTGCGTTTGTTCTCGCCATGCTTAGCCATGTCAATCCTGACCACAAGTATCCCCAG TGCCTGTGTTTGTCACCCACTTATGAACTGGCGCTTCAGACTGGCAGAGTAATTGAACAGATGGGCAAAAACTATCCTGAAGTCAAGTTGGTTTACGCCATCCGCGGAAATAGAT TGCAGCGAGGCGTGAAACTTCAGGAACAAATTGTCATTGGCACACCCGGAACCATGCTGGACTGGTGCGGCAAGTTGAGATTTATCGATCCCGAGAAGATCAGAGTGTTTGTGTTGGATGAGGCTGATGTCATGATCGCAACACAGGGTCACAAAGACCAGAGTATTCGTAtccagag GATGCTGCCTAAAAATTGCCAGATGTTGCTCTTCTCAGCCACGTTTGAAGAAACGGTTTGGGACTTTGCCAGGCGCATCGTGCCCGACCCAAACATCATCAAATTAAAAAGAGAGGAGGAAACACTGGATACAATCAAGCAGTACTACGTGTTGTGTAACAGCAAGGAAGAAAAGTTTGAAGCTCTGTGCAACATCTATGGCGCCATCACGATTGCCCAGGCCATGATTTTCTGCCAT ACAAGGAAAACTGCAGGCTGGCTGGCGGGTGAGCTTTCTAAGGACAGACACCAGGTGGCGCTGCTCAGTGGGGAAATGCAAGTGGAGCAGAGGGCTGCCGTTATTGAGCGATTTAGGGACGGAAAGGAGAAGGTCCTTGTCACCACAAATGTTTGTGCCAGAG GCATTGATGTGGAGCAGGTATCTGTGGTCATTAATTTTGACCTGCCAGTTGACCAGGAGGGTAACCCGGACAATGAGACATACCTGCATCGGATTGGTCGCACGGGTCGATTTGGCAAGAGGGGACTGGCTATCAACATGGTGGACAGCAGAATGAGCATGAACATCCTCAACAGGATCCAGGAACATTTTA AAAAGAACATTGAAAAACTAGATACAGACGACTTGGATGAAATAGAGAAAATTGCCAGCTAA
- the LOC144203010 gene encoding calcium/calmodulin-dependent protein kinase II inhibitor 2-like — MSEVLPFNEEKMSHYGDQGDEGHLSFTCRLQDTNNFFNGSQNKRPPKLGQIGRSKRVVIEDEAGDDDALKNGTEKTPADA; from the exons ATGTCGGAAGTGCTTCCTTTCAACGAAGAGAAAATGAGTCATTATGGAGACCAGGGCGACGAGGGACACCTTTCCTTCACCTGTCGCCTTCAAGACACCAACAACTTCTTCAATGGCTCGCAGAATAAACGTCCACCTAAACTGGGACAAATAGGCCGGAGCAAACGGG TTGTGATTGAAGATGAGGCTGGCGATGATGATGCACTAAAAAATGGAACAGAGAAGACCCCGGCGGATGCTTag
- the pusl1 gene encoding tRNA pseudouridine synthase-like 1, which produces MCNQRRYLILFQYIGTKYSGVVKVPPQQLGKKGVQDHLEDAIRRLRPLNPVSLSISSRTDRGVHALSNSAHFDLRRKKDKLPFTEDVLVEALNFHLKDEQISINRAYHVPADFHARFQALSRTYVYRIALGVSHPTQLPLIERNMCWNLRSTELNVGAMKEAATVLAGTHDFSTFRAVNSDLPFKDPVKTLDVVGIQPGRAFLCEHFHREIPMWELTFQSKSFLYKQVRRMTGALVAVGQGNISLSHFKEILEARDSLAYPSNLVAPARGLFLTQVDYNQSDLLPSQQTSTDTSDE; this is translated from the exons ATGTGCAATCAGAGGCGTTACCTCATCTTATTCCAATACATTGGAACTAAATACAG TGGCGTAGTCAAAGTACCTCCGCAGCAGTTGGGGAAAAAGGGGGTTCAAGATCACCTAGAG GACGCAATAAGAAGACTGAGACCCCTCAACCCAGTGTCTCTGTCCATTTCCAGCAGGACAGATCGGGGTGTTCATGCTCTTTCCAACTCGGCCCACTTTGATTTACGGAGAAAGAAGGACAAGCTGCCATTTACTGAAGACGTTCTAGTGGAGGCACTCAATTTCCACCTTAAAGATGAGCAAATTAG CATCAACCGGGCTTATCACGTCCCAGCTGATTTTCACGCCCGTTTTCAAGCTCTATCCCGAACGTATGTCTACCGCATTGCCCTGGGGGTCTCCCATCCTACTCAGCTTCCCCTCATCGAACGCAACATGTGCTGGAATCTTCGTAGCAC GGAGCTCAATGTGGGGGCCATGAAGGAAGCAGCTACCGTTTTAGCCGGGACTCACGATTTCAGCACCTTCAGGGCCGTCAACTCCGACTTGCCGTTTAAAGATCCAGTGAAGACCTTGGATGTCGTCGGCATACAACCTGGAAGAGCATTTTTATGTGAGCACTTTCACAG aGAGATTCCGATGTGGGAGTTAACGTTTCAAAGCAAATCTTTTCTGTACAAGCAG GTACGTAGAATGACGGGGGCCCTGGTGGCTGTGGGCCAGGGTAACATCTCACTTAGCCATTTTAAAGAAATCCTAGAGGCTCGGGACTCTTTGGCTTATCCATCCAATCTAGTTGCTCCGGCCAGAGGCCTCTTCCTTACTCAGGTGGACTATAATCAGTCAG ACCTGCTGCCATCCCAACAAACCTCAACGGATACCTCTGACGAGTGA
- the cdab gene encoding cytidine deaminase b codes for MEQVKYTGTMMHIEDMGSRCLSRETVKKLICHSQEAKKQAYCPYSKFRVGAALLTVDNCVFTGCNVENACYNLGVCAERNAISKAVSEGYSTFKAIAIASDLSDQFISPCGGCRQFMREFGPNWDVYLSKPDGSYTKMSVKQLLPASFGPEDLDMKKVLDIPNEY; via the exons ATGGAACAAGTCAAATATACAGGAACGATGATGCACATTGAGGACATGGGCTCAAGATGTTTATCCAGGGAAACCGTGAAAAAGCTGATCTGCCATTCTCAGGAGGCAAAGAAACAAGCATACTGCCCTTACAGCAAATTTAGAGTTGGAGCGGCTCTTTTGACTGTTGACAACTGCGTGTTCACAG GTTGCAACGTGGAGAATGCATGCTACAACTTGGGTGTATGTGCTGAGAGGAATGCCATTTCCAAAGCAGTTTCGGAAGGTTACAGTACATTCAAGGCCATTGCAATTGCTAG TGACTTGAGTGACCAGTTCATTTCGCCATGCGGTGGGTGCAGGCAGTTCATGAGAGAg TTTGGACCCAACTGGGACGTTTATCTGTCAAAGCCTGATGGATCGTACACAAAGATGAGTGTCAAACAACTGCTGCCAGCCTCATTTGGTCCTGAAGATCTGGACATGAAAAAAGTACTGGACATCCCCAATGAGTACTGA
- the tmem167b gene encoding protein kish-B: MTNVYSFHGILVFGLLFICTCAYFKKVPRLNSWLLSEKKGVWGVFYKAAVIGTRLHISVAISCVGMAFYLIFLK; this comes from the exons ATGACAAATG TATACTCTTTCCATGGGATCCTGGTGTTTGGGCTGCTCTTCATCTGTACATGTGCATACTTCAAAAAGGTACCTCGCCTCAACAGCTGGCTGCTCTCGGAGAAAAAGGGAGTTTGGGGAGTCTTTTACAAAG CTGCAGTCATTGGGACACGACTCCATATATCCGTGGCAATCTCCTGTGTGGGCATGGCATTCTATTTGATCTTTTTGAAATGA